The following coding sequences lie in one Jonesia denitrificans DSM 20603 genomic window:
- the ehuA gene encoding ectoine/hydroxyectoine ABC transporter ATP-binding protein EhuA: MPTPTEPQTATSPARAEDVPAIRFEDVKKAFGDHVVLNDLNFTVNKGDRVTLIGPSGSGKTTILRLVMTLEELTDGYIYIDGEPLTHTVRDGKRVELREKHRNHIRQRIGMVFQQFNLFPNMTVMENIIEAPVHVLKMPKKQAVERGRELLAKVGLADKENAHPMELSGGQQQRVAIARALAMDPEILLLDEVTSALDPEIVGEVLEVLRAVARTTDITMLIVTHEMQFARDVSNRVLMFDSGSIVEEASPEVMFTDPQEQRTKDFLAAVLDQ, from the coding sequence TTGCCTACACCAACTGAACCGCAGACTGCGACATCACCAGCGCGAGCGGAGGATGTCCCGGCGATCAGGTTTGAGGATGTGAAGAAAGCCTTTGGCGACCATGTGGTCCTCAACGATCTCAACTTCACCGTCAATAAAGGCGACAGGGTGACGCTGATTGGTCCATCCGGCTCCGGAAAGACCACCATTCTTCGGTTGGTCATGACCCTTGAAGAACTGACCGACGGGTACATTTACATTGACGGTGAACCGCTCACTCACACGGTACGGGACGGTAAGCGAGTCGAATTACGAGAAAAGCACCGTAATCATATCCGTCAACGCATTGGCATGGTGTTTCAACAGTTCAACTTGTTCCCCAATATGACGGTGATGGAGAACATTATTGAAGCACCAGTTCATGTGTTGAAAATGCCGAAAAAGCAAGCCGTGGAGCGTGGCCGGGAGTTGTTGGCGAAGGTCGGTCTTGCTGACAAGGAGAACGCGCACCCGATGGAGCTGTCTGGTGGGCAACAGCAACGCGTGGCGATTGCTCGGGCTTTAGCGATGGACCCGGAGATCCTGCTTCTTGACGAAGTGACCTCTGCGCTCGACCCAGAAATCGTGGGGGAAGTGTTGGAAGTGCTCCGCGCGGTGGCGCGGACAACCGACATCACAATGTTGATTGTCACCCACGAGATGCAGTTCGCTCGTGACGTGTCCAACAGGGTGCTCATGTTTGATTCAGGCTCCATTGTTGAGGAAGCCTCACCTGAGGTGATGTTCACTGACCCGCAAGAACAGCGGACGAAAGATTTCTTGGCTGCCGTTCTTGACCAGTGA
- the ehuD gene encoding ectoine/hydroxyectoine ABC transporter permease subunit EhuD → MNDSIWSWDAAIEVLPLLLEAFVKVTLYVTLVSSLIAAVLGLVLAIGRRSAPRPIAVVLTFISDFIRMTPIVVQLLFAYYLFLDMEPITIGIIIFGIHYATYMAEVYRAGIDSVPQGQWEATTALSMSRARTWIAVIIPQAVRATVPALGNYVISMFKDTPFLIAITVTEIVRAAQTYGGNHFTYIEAITLTGVIFLASSYPTSLLISRLEKRLAYTN, encoded by the coding sequence ATGAATGACTCGATCTGGAGTTGGGATGCAGCCATTGAGGTACTTCCACTCCTCCTTGAAGCCTTTGTCAAAGTGACGCTCTATGTCACACTCGTGTCCTCACTGATCGCCGCTGTTCTTGGGCTTGTCCTTGCCATTGGTCGCCGCAGTGCCCCGCGGCCTATCGCGGTGGTGTTGACGTTCATCTCTGACTTCATCAGAATGACACCCATTGTGGTGCAACTGCTTTTTGCTTACTATCTTTTCCTCGATATGGAACCGATCACCATCGGGATCATCATTTTTGGTATTCACTACGCCACATACATGGCTGAGGTGTACCGTGCAGGGATTGATTCGGTTCCTCAAGGGCAATGGGAAGCAACAACAGCTTTATCCATGTCGAGGGCGAGAACCTGGATAGCTGTCATCATTCCTCAAGCGGTTCGAGCAACGGTCCCCGCACTAGGGAACTATGTCATTTCCATGTTCAAGGACACTCCGTTCCTCATTGCAATCACCGTGACAGAAATTGTGCGTGCCGCACAAACTTATGGTGGAAACCACTTCACCTACATTGAAGCGATTACCTTGACGGGCGTCATTTTCCTTGCGTCTAGTTACCCCACCTCGCTGCTCATCAGCCGATTGGAGAAGCGCCTTGCCTACACCAACTGA
- a CDS encoding GntR family transcriptional regulator codes for MAHTTPRSGVSVLRVPRASTVDLIAIELRKAIFEGALPVGSQLGEVEISAQLGVSRSPLREAAQRLVQEGLLTATPGRGLRVSTIGPEAVADLYTERLAVETQAMRDIVHHARPLSPLHTALTFLKEVSEGDDARAIGDADLEFHRLLVSLSDSPRLMKAMERLVVETRIASYSMPQGYVVRRSVSPTYDALMTHLESGQVAAAVDALATQFTEAITRLTGRDSTTDTIASPLADPPQSLDPIGLPEQE; via the coding sequence ATGGCACACACCACACCTCGATCGGGAGTTTCCGTTTTACGGGTACCACGCGCATCAACCGTTGACCTGATCGCCATTGAGTTACGCAAGGCGATTTTTGAGGGTGCACTGCCGGTGGGCTCGCAACTCGGTGAGGTGGAGATTTCCGCACAGCTGGGAGTTAGTCGCAGCCCTCTACGCGAGGCTGCTCAACGACTAGTGCAAGAAGGGCTACTGACGGCGACTCCTGGTCGCGGGCTTCGTGTGAGCACCATTGGACCAGAGGCGGTGGCGGATCTTTATACCGAGCGACTTGCGGTAGAGACACAAGCGATGAGGGATATTGTGCATCATGCACGGCCGCTGTCGCCGCTCCACACAGCGTTGACTTTCCTCAAAGAGGTCTCCGAAGGCGATGATGCCCGCGCAATTGGTGATGCTGATCTAGAGTTTCACCGACTTCTTGTGTCGCTCAGTGACAGCCCACGCCTGATGAAAGCAATGGAACGGCTTGTTGTGGAAACGCGTATTGCCAGTTACTCGATGCCGCAAGGTTATGTGGTACGCCGTTCGGTATCCCCCACATATGACGCACTGATGACACACCTTGAGTCTGGTCAGGTCGCTGCAGCAGTGGACGCACTTGCCACCCAGTTCACTGAGGCAATCACTCGGTTGACGGGCCGTGACAGTACCACTGACACGATTGCATCACCACTGGCTGATCCCCCACAGTCGCTCGATCCCATTGGGTTACCTGAGCAAGAGTAG
- the ehuC gene encoding ectoine/hydroxyectoine ABC transporter permease subunit EhuC gives MSDNFTALRDALPQILDGMGITLLLTLGGASLALVVAVALGLLARFDNVLVRGTARVFIEFFRGTSLVVQLFWLFFVLPRFGVELPALAVGIAALGLNYGAYGAEVVRGSINSVPQGQWEATTALSLSRTQRMWRIIFPQAWALMIPSLTNLLIQLLKGTAIVSIIAMADLTFMLGKLRQDTDTFFAYSVGLILYFVLAYILTLGMNAMEVRAKHKLGRGQSLRDVLSFRSLKASAGKGENQ, from the coding sequence TTGTCTGACAACTTCACAGCGCTTCGCGATGCGCTCCCCCAGATTCTCGACGGCATGGGGATCACCCTGCTCTTGACCCTGGGGGGCGCATCGCTCGCTCTCGTCGTTGCGGTTGCTCTCGGGTTGCTCGCGCGGTTCGACAACGTCCTTGTGCGAGGAACCGCACGGGTGTTTATCGAATTCTTCCGCGGAACATCACTCGTTGTGCAACTATTCTGGCTGTTTTTTGTTCTCCCGCGTTTTGGGGTGGAGCTCCCTGCTCTCGCGGTAGGAATTGCGGCCTTGGGATTGAACTACGGTGCCTACGGAGCGGAAGTGGTCCGTGGTTCGATCAACTCCGTTCCTCAAGGACAGTGGGAAGCAACAACGGCACTGAGTTTGAGTCGAACACAGCGGATGTGGCGAATCATCTTCCCGCAAGCCTGGGCGCTGATGATTCCCTCGCTAACCAATCTCCTCATTCAACTACTTAAAGGGACTGCGATCGTGAGCATCATCGCGATGGCTGACCTGACCTTCATGCTGGGGAAGCTGCGTCAAGACACCGACACGTTCTTTGCGTATTCGGTTGGGCTGATTCTGTACTTCGTTCTCGCATACATCCTCACCCTAGGCATGAACGCAATGGAGGTACGGGCTAAACACAAACTTGGTCGCGGACAGTCGCTGCGGGATGTCTTGAGTTTCCGTTCCCTGAAAGCAAGCGCCGGTAAGGGGGAGAACCAATGA
- a CDS encoding transporter substrate-binding domain-containing protein produces MTRTRTQVAAVLAAASLLAVSACSSDDDANADQATLDRLKDEGTITVAIADERPYSWVEGDEARGATIAMHEEIFAGMGIDNVEVVEVDWNSLIPGLNAGRYDAISAGMSILPDRCEQAAFSDPEIMYTTGLMVPEGNPQGLTTLDSVVEAGGDVRLAVLNGGIEAGYADALGIEDVTYVDNAQDGMDVVANGRADAFAMTAISLNWMAQNNPDVGVETTDAFVQVIDGVEQVGAGSTVFRKEDTALLEAYNEELATITGDSAAYLDLVGEYGFTEENLPPADLTTEQLCAGELG; encoded by the coding sequence ATGACACGCACAAGAACACAGGTCGCAGCAGTGCTCGCAGCCGCCTCACTCCTCGCAGTGAGCGCATGCTCCTCCGACGACGACGCGAACGCTGACCAAGCAACCTTGGATCGTCTGAAAGACGAAGGAACCATCACTGTCGCCATCGCCGACGAACGCCCATACTCTTGGGTCGAAGGCGACGAAGCGCGCGGCGCCACCATCGCAATGCACGAAGAAATCTTCGCAGGGATGGGAATCGACAATGTCGAGGTTGTCGAAGTGGACTGGAACTCACTGATCCCAGGATTGAACGCAGGCCGCTATGACGCCATCAGCGCAGGGATGTCTATTCTTCCCGACCGTTGCGAACAAGCAGCTTTCTCTGACCCTGAGATCATGTACACCACTGGTCTGATGGTGCCCGAAGGTAACCCCCAGGGCTTGACTACTCTTGACTCTGTTGTCGAGGCCGGCGGAGATGTCCGTCTCGCCGTCCTTAACGGTGGAATCGAAGCTGGCTACGCCGACGCCCTCGGAATTGAGGACGTCACCTACGTCGACAACGCACAAGACGGCATGGACGTTGTGGCCAACGGGCGCGCTGACGCTTTCGCCATGACCGCGATCTCACTGAACTGGATGGCACAGAACAACCCCGACGTCGGAGTCGAAACAACCGACGCGTTCGTCCAAGTCATTGATGGCGTTGAGCAGGTTGGTGCTGGTTCTACCGTGTTCCGCAAAGAAGACACCGCACTTCTGGAGGCATACAACGAGGAACTCGCCACGATCACCGGTGACTCTGCAGCCTACCTCGACCTCGTTGGTGAATACGGATTCACCGAAGAGAACCTTCCACCAGCTGACCTCACCACCGAGCAGCTGTGTGCCGGAGAGCTGGGCTGA